From the genome of Penaeus monodon isolate SGIC_2016 chromosome 16, NSTDA_Pmon_1, whole genome shotgun sequence, one region includes:
- the LOC119582439 gene encoding zinc finger CCHC domain-containing protein 8 homolog isoform X3: MEGCDGNETSSSEQKSESMARERTGSGEDCVEEVPAVDVESSDRNVPDRDHTVSSLSEIISLDSTADSSVIMLDNSSCADSSSMKTDVENKDSDVVASASSVITLDSTANSSVENVQLITQADSSSMETDVQDKNSDAVASASGVITLDSTANSSMEEVQFITQAGSSGISESMQDTTSNSIITLDTTANSSVGDIQEITQADSSGLKEDMQNTSKDVSASSSSMFTLDSTVDSSVEEIQGITQVDSSSRKGDLQDTNNDSAVSPNGMFTIDPTADDIVEDIQEEEVNMPEGINLDIEGDEEECSVGPVSRLDIVPSYDASFTGILTDVEYNMETGKKINDALPKMCCFNCLGDHNVSDCPKPQDMQRIAANRKKHNVTRVPNVRYHEDGENKYGHFQPGKFSENLRYALGLRPNQLPIFIYRMRVLGYPPGWLRDAEVHQADMKLYDATGKSVSHPDLEDGETDPVLVKYKPEKLVSFPGFNDPMPHRTREEGHLYNCPPIQPYHQRPEFLKYMNMNRAQAYKKKKLKSSSLKGNNTNEADVAIAAEMEVDDSELNRSAHIEFNPPLPSEPLPPPPPDDLPEPPPPPPPEEKDMEEGEISEDSQASLGDLEEKRLKILRELEDAASQGAADEQKTKKEDRPTPAKDSSSKTDVRSEVAETSEESRTSNKMSSDPSESENSMSSDTLESASKKMKQYHRSHSKGFKLGAAIPDSCTPFKTLPNADSWKVDVSDHINFDNLPDALGTWEKMKGLMSTVRKRVRELQAEEDE; this comes from the exons ATGGAAGGCTGTGATGGGAACGAAACTTCCAGCTCTG AACAAAAGAGTGAAAGTATGGCAAGAGAAAGAACTGGGAGTGGTGAGGACTGTGTTGAGGAAGTACCTGCCGTAGATG TAGAAAGCAGTGATAGAAATGTGCCAGATAGAGATCATACAGTATCATCCCTGTCAGAAATCATATCTCTGGACTCCACAGCAGACTCAAGTGTTATTATGCTAGATAATAGCAGCTGTG CAGATTCTTCAAGTATGAAAACTGATGTGGAGAACAAAGACAGTGATGTCGTTGCATCTGCAAGTAGCGTGATCACTCTTGACTCAACTGCTAATAGCAGTGTGGAAAATGTTCAGTTAATCACACAAG CAGATTCCTCAAGCATGGAAACTGATGTGCAGGACAAAAACAGTGATGCTGTTGCATCTGCGAGTGGTGTGATCACTCTTGACTCAACTGCTAATAGCAGTATGGAGGAGGTTCAGTTTATCACACAAG caGGTTCTTCTGGTATAAGTGAAAGCATGCAAGACACAACCTCAAATAGCATAATCACTCTTGACACAACTGCAAATAGTAGTGTGGGAGATATCCAAGAGATTACACAAG CAGATTCCTCTGGCTTGAAAGAGGACATGCAAAACACAAGCAAAGATGTTAGTGCATCCTCAAGTAGTATGTTTACACTTGACTCAACTGTTGATAGTAGTGTTGAGGAAATTCAAGGGATAACACAAG TAGATTCCTCAAGCAGAAAAGGGGACTTGCAGGACACAAATAATGATAGTGCTGTGTCACCAAATGGCATGTTTACTATTGACCCAACTGCTGATGACATTGTGGAAGATATCCAAGAGGAAG AGGTTAATATGCCAGAAGGTATAAATCTTGACATTGAGGGTGACGAAGAAGAGTGCTCAGTAGGACCTGTGTCCAGGCTAGATATTGTTCCTTCTTACGATGCT AGTTTTACTGGAATCCTCACGGATGTAGAATATAACATGGAAACTGGGAAGAAGATCAATGATGCTTTGCCTAAGATGTGCTGTTTCAATTGTCTGGGAGACCACAATGTCAGTGACTGCCCAAAGCCCCAAGATATGCAGAGGATCGCTGCTAACAGAAAGAAACACAATGTCACGAGAGTGCCAAATGT GAGGTATCATGAAGATGGGGAAAACAAATATGGGCACTTCCAGCCGGGAAAGTTCAGTGAAAACCTTAGGTATGCCTTGGGGCTGCGGCCAAACCAGCTACCCATTTTTATATACCGCATGCGGGTGCTTGGCTATCCCCCAGGCTGGCTGAGGGATGCTGAAGTCCATCAGGCAGACATGAAGTTATATGATGCCACAGGGAAGT CTGTATCACACCCAGACTTAGAAGATGGAGAGACAGACCCAGTTCTTGTGAAATACAAGCCAGAGAAACTAGTTAGCTTTCCAGGCTTTAATGATCCAATGCCTCACAGAACCAGAGAG GAGGGACACCTTTACAACTGCCCTCCCATTCAGCCTTATCACCAACGCCCAGAGTTTCTGAAGTACATGAACATGAATAGAGCTCAGGCTTACAAGAAGAAGAAACTAAAATCTAGCAGTTTAAAAGGCAATAATACAAATGAGGCTGATGTTGCAATTGCAGCAGAAATGGAAGTCGATG ACTCAGAGTTGAATAGATCTGCACACATAGAGTTCAACCCCCCACTTCCCAGTGAGCCTCTGCCACCACCACCTCCAGATGACCTTCccgaacctcctcctcctccccctccagaggaaaag GATATGGAAGAAGGTGAAATTAGTGAAGATTCACAAGCATCTTTGGGTGACCTGGAGGAGAAAAGACTCAAGATCCTTAGAGAACTTGAGGATGCTGCATCGCAAGGCGCAGCAGACGaacaaaaaacgaagaaggaggaCCGTCCCACACCAGCGAAAGACAGCAGCAGCAAAACGGATGTCAGGAGTGAAGTGGCTGAAACTTCTGAGGAAAGTAGGACGTCCAATAAGATGTCCAGCGACCCGAGCGAATCTGAGAATTCCATGAGCAGCGACACATTGGAGAGCGCCAGCAAGAAAATGAAACAGTATCACCGGTCGCATTCGAAGGGCTTTAAACTGGGTGCTGCCATTCCTGATTCTTGCACGCCCTTCAAAACTCTTCCAAATGCAGATTCATGGAAAGTCGACGTCAGTGATCACATAAACTTTGACAACTTGCCTGACGCTCTTGGAACTTGGGAGAAAATGAAGGGTCTCATGAGCACTGTCAGGAAAAGGGTAAGGGAGCTGCAAGCCGAAGAAGACgagtga
- the LOC119582439 gene encoding zinc finger CCHC domain-containing protein 8 homolog isoform X6: MEGCDGNETSSSAEQKSESMARERTGSGEDCVEEVPAVDESSDRNVPDRDHTVSSLSEIISLDSTADSSVIMLDNSSCADSSSMKTDVENKDSDVVASASSVITLDSTANSSVENVQLITQADSSSMETDVQDKNSDAVASASGVITLDSTANSSMEEVQFITQAGSSGISESMQDTTSNSIITLDTTANSSVGDIQEITQADSSGLKEDMQNTSKDVSASSSSMFTLDSTVDSSVEEIQGITQVDSSSRKGDLQDTNNDSAVSPNGMFTIDPTADDIVEDIQEEEVNMPEGINLDIEGDEEECSVGPVSRLDIVPSYDASFTGILTDVEYNMETGKKINDALPKMCCFNCLGDHNVSDCPKPQDMQRIAANRKKHNVTRVPNVRYHEDGENKYGHFQPGKFSENLRYALGLRPNQLPIFIYRMRVLGYPPGWLRDAEVHQADMKLYDATGKSVSHPDLEDGETDPVLVKYKPEKLVSFPGFNDPMPHRTREEGHLYNCPPIQPYHQRPEFLKYMNMNRAQAYKKKKLKSSSLKGNNTNEADVAIAAEMEVDDSELNRSAHIEFNPPLPSEPLPPPPPDDLPEPPPPPPPEEKDMEEGEISEDSQASLGDLEEKRLKILRELEDAASQGAADEQKTKKEDRPTPAKDSSSKTDVRSEVAETSEESRTSNKMSSDPSESENSMSSDTLESASKKMKQYHRSHSKGFKLGAAIPDSCTPFKTLPNADSWKVDVSDHINFDNLPDALGTWEKMKGLMSTVRKRVRELQAEEDE, encoded by the exons ATGGAAGGCTGTGATGGGAACGAAACTTCCAGCTCTG CAGAACAAAAGAGTGAAAGTATGGCAAGAGAAAGAACTGGGAGTGGTGAGGACTGTGTTGAGGAAGTACCTGCCGTAGATG AAAGCAGTGATAGAAATGTGCCAGATAGAGATCATACAGTATCATCCCTGTCAGAAATCATATCTCTGGACTCCACAGCAGACTCAAGTGTTATTATGCTAGATAATAGCAGCTGTG CAGATTCTTCAAGTATGAAAACTGATGTGGAGAACAAAGACAGTGATGTCGTTGCATCTGCAAGTAGCGTGATCACTCTTGACTCAACTGCTAATAGCAGTGTGGAAAATGTTCAGTTAATCACACAAG CAGATTCCTCAAGCATGGAAACTGATGTGCAGGACAAAAACAGTGATGCTGTTGCATCTGCGAGTGGTGTGATCACTCTTGACTCAACTGCTAATAGCAGTATGGAGGAGGTTCAGTTTATCACACAAG caGGTTCTTCTGGTATAAGTGAAAGCATGCAAGACACAACCTCAAATAGCATAATCACTCTTGACACAACTGCAAATAGTAGTGTGGGAGATATCCAAGAGATTACACAAG CAGATTCCTCTGGCTTGAAAGAGGACATGCAAAACACAAGCAAAGATGTTAGTGCATCCTCAAGTAGTATGTTTACACTTGACTCAACTGTTGATAGTAGTGTTGAGGAAATTCAAGGGATAACACAAG TAGATTCCTCAAGCAGAAAAGGGGACTTGCAGGACACAAATAATGATAGTGCTGTGTCACCAAATGGCATGTTTACTATTGACCCAACTGCTGATGACATTGTGGAAGATATCCAAGAGGAAG AGGTTAATATGCCAGAAGGTATAAATCTTGACATTGAGGGTGACGAAGAAGAGTGCTCAGTAGGACCTGTGTCCAGGCTAGATATTGTTCCTTCTTACGATGCT AGTTTTACTGGAATCCTCACGGATGTAGAATATAACATGGAAACTGGGAAGAAGATCAATGATGCTTTGCCTAAGATGTGCTGTTTCAATTGTCTGGGAGACCACAATGTCAGTGACTGCCCAAAGCCCCAAGATATGCAGAGGATCGCTGCTAACAGAAAGAAACACAATGTCACGAGAGTGCCAAATGT GAGGTATCATGAAGATGGGGAAAACAAATATGGGCACTTCCAGCCGGGAAAGTTCAGTGAAAACCTTAGGTATGCCTTGGGGCTGCGGCCAAACCAGCTACCCATTTTTATATACCGCATGCGGGTGCTTGGCTATCCCCCAGGCTGGCTGAGGGATGCTGAAGTCCATCAGGCAGACATGAAGTTATATGATGCCACAGGGAAGT CTGTATCACACCCAGACTTAGAAGATGGAGAGACAGACCCAGTTCTTGTGAAATACAAGCCAGAGAAACTAGTTAGCTTTCCAGGCTTTAATGATCCAATGCCTCACAGAACCAGAGAG GAGGGACACCTTTACAACTGCCCTCCCATTCAGCCTTATCACCAACGCCCAGAGTTTCTGAAGTACATGAACATGAATAGAGCTCAGGCTTACAAGAAGAAGAAACTAAAATCTAGCAGTTTAAAAGGCAATAATACAAATGAGGCTGATGTTGCAATTGCAGCAGAAATGGAAGTCGATG ACTCAGAGTTGAATAGATCTGCACACATAGAGTTCAACCCCCCACTTCCCAGTGAGCCTCTGCCACCACCACCTCCAGATGACCTTCccgaacctcctcctcctccccctccagaggaaaag GATATGGAAGAAGGTGAAATTAGTGAAGATTCACAAGCATCTTTGGGTGACCTGGAGGAGAAAAGACTCAAGATCCTTAGAGAACTTGAGGATGCTGCATCGCAAGGCGCAGCAGACGaacaaaaaacgaagaaggaggaCCGTCCCACACCAGCGAAAGACAGCAGCAGCAAAACGGATGTCAGGAGTGAAGTGGCTGAAACTTCTGAGGAAAGTAGGACGTCCAATAAGATGTCCAGCGACCCGAGCGAATCTGAGAATTCCATGAGCAGCGACACATTGGAGAGCGCCAGCAAGAAAATGAAACAGTATCACCGGTCGCATTCGAAGGGCTTTAAACTGGGTGCTGCCATTCCTGATTCTTGCACGCCCTTCAAAACTCTTCCAAATGCAGATTCATGGAAAGTCGACGTCAGTGATCACATAAACTTTGACAACTTGCCTGACGCTCTTGGAACTTGGGAGAAAATGAAGGGTCTCATGAGCACTGTCAGGAAAAGGGTAAGGGAGCTGCAAGCCGAAGAAGACgagtga
- the LOC119582439 gene encoding zinc finger CCHC domain-containing protein 8 homolog isoform X4 — protein MEGCDGNETSSSAEQKSESMARERTGSGEDCVEEVPAVDVESSDRNVPDRDHTVSSLSEIISLDSTADSSVIMLDNSSCADSSSMKTDVENKDSDVVASASSVITLDSTANSSVENVQLITQDSSSMETDVQDKNSDAVASASGVITLDSTANSSMEEVQFITQAGSSGISESMQDTTSNSIITLDTTANSSVGDIQEITQADSSGLKEDMQNTSKDVSASSSSMFTLDSTVDSSVEEIQGITQVDSSSRKGDLQDTNNDSAVSPNGMFTIDPTADDIVEDIQEEEVNMPEGINLDIEGDEEECSVGPVSRLDIVPSYDASFTGILTDVEYNMETGKKINDALPKMCCFNCLGDHNVSDCPKPQDMQRIAANRKKHNVTRVPNVRYHEDGENKYGHFQPGKFSENLRYALGLRPNQLPIFIYRMRVLGYPPGWLRDAEVHQADMKLYDATGKSVSHPDLEDGETDPVLVKYKPEKLVSFPGFNDPMPHRTREEGHLYNCPPIQPYHQRPEFLKYMNMNRAQAYKKKKLKSSSLKGNNTNEADVAIAAEMEVDDSELNRSAHIEFNPPLPSEPLPPPPPDDLPEPPPPPPPEEKDMEEGEISEDSQASLGDLEEKRLKILRELEDAASQGAADEQKTKKEDRPTPAKDSSSKTDVRSEVAETSEESRTSNKMSSDPSESENSMSSDTLESASKKMKQYHRSHSKGFKLGAAIPDSCTPFKTLPNADSWKVDVSDHINFDNLPDALGTWEKMKGLMSTVRKRVRELQAEEDE, from the exons ATGGAAGGCTGTGATGGGAACGAAACTTCCAGCTCTG CAGAACAAAAGAGTGAAAGTATGGCAAGAGAAAGAACTGGGAGTGGTGAGGACTGTGTTGAGGAAGTACCTGCCGTAGATG TAGAAAGCAGTGATAGAAATGTGCCAGATAGAGATCATACAGTATCATCCCTGTCAGAAATCATATCTCTGGACTCCACAGCAGACTCAAGTGTTATTATGCTAGATAATAGCAGCTGTG CAGATTCTTCAAGTATGAAAACTGATGTGGAGAACAAAGACAGTGATGTCGTTGCATCTGCAAGTAGCGTGATCACTCTTGACTCAACTGCTAATAGCAGTGTGGAAAATGTTCAGTTAATCACACAAG ATTCCTCAAGCATGGAAACTGATGTGCAGGACAAAAACAGTGATGCTGTTGCATCTGCGAGTGGTGTGATCACTCTTGACTCAACTGCTAATAGCAGTATGGAGGAGGTTCAGTTTATCACACAAG caGGTTCTTCTGGTATAAGTGAAAGCATGCAAGACACAACCTCAAATAGCATAATCACTCTTGACACAACTGCAAATAGTAGTGTGGGAGATATCCAAGAGATTACACAAG CAGATTCCTCTGGCTTGAAAGAGGACATGCAAAACACAAGCAAAGATGTTAGTGCATCCTCAAGTAGTATGTTTACACTTGACTCAACTGTTGATAGTAGTGTTGAGGAAATTCAAGGGATAACACAAG TAGATTCCTCAAGCAGAAAAGGGGACTTGCAGGACACAAATAATGATAGTGCTGTGTCACCAAATGGCATGTTTACTATTGACCCAACTGCTGATGACATTGTGGAAGATATCCAAGAGGAAG AGGTTAATATGCCAGAAGGTATAAATCTTGACATTGAGGGTGACGAAGAAGAGTGCTCAGTAGGACCTGTGTCCAGGCTAGATATTGTTCCTTCTTACGATGCT AGTTTTACTGGAATCCTCACGGATGTAGAATATAACATGGAAACTGGGAAGAAGATCAATGATGCTTTGCCTAAGATGTGCTGTTTCAATTGTCTGGGAGACCACAATGTCAGTGACTGCCCAAAGCCCCAAGATATGCAGAGGATCGCTGCTAACAGAAAGAAACACAATGTCACGAGAGTGCCAAATGT GAGGTATCATGAAGATGGGGAAAACAAATATGGGCACTTCCAGCCGGGAAAGTTCAGTGAAAACCTTAGGTATGCCTTGGGGCTGCGGCCAAACCAGCTACCCATTTTTATATACCGCATGCGGGTGCTTGGCTATCCCCCAGGCTGGCTGAGGGATGCTGAAGTCCATCAGGCAGACATGAAGTTATATGATGCCACAGGGAAGT CTGTATCACACCCAGACTTAGAAGATGGAGAGACAGACCCAGTTCTTGTGAAATACAAGCCAGAGAAACTAGTTAGCTTTCCAGGCTTTAATGATCCAATGCCTCACAGAACCAGAGAG GAGGGACACCTTTACAACTGCCCTCCCATTCAGCCTTATCACCAACGCCCAGAGTTTCTGAAGTACATGAACATGAATAGAGCTCAGGCTTACAAGAAGAAGAAACTAAAATCTAGCAGTTTAAAAGGCAATAATACAAATGAGGCTGATGTTGCAATTGCAGCAGAAATGGAAGTCGATG ACTCAGAGTTGAATAGATCTGCACACATAGAGTTCAACCCCCCACTTCCCAGTGAGCCTCTGCCACCACCACCTCCAGATGACCTTCccgaacctcctcctcctccccctccagaggaaaag GATATGGAAGAAGGTGAAATTAGTGAAGATTCACAAGCATCTTTGGGTGACCTGGAGGAGAAAAGACTCAAGATCCTTAGAGAACTTGAGGATGCTGCATCGCAAGGCGCAGCAGACGaacaaaaaacgaagaaggaggaCCGTCCCACACCAGCGAAAGACAGCAGCAGCAAAACGGATGTCAGGAGTGAAGTGGCTGAAACTTCTGAGGAAAGTAGGACGTCCAATAAGATGTCCAGCGACCCGAGCGAATCTGAGAATTCCATGAGCAGCGACACATTGGAGAGCGCCAGCAAGAAAATGAAACAGTATCACCGGTCGCATTCGAAGGGCTTTAAACTGGGTGCTGCCATTCCTGATTCTTGCACGCCCTTCAAAACTCTTCCAAATGCAGATTCATGGAAAGTCGACGTCAGTGATCACATAAACTTTGACAACTTGCCTGACGCTCTTGGAACTTGGGAGAAAATGAAGGGTCTCATGAGCACTGTCAGGAAAAGGGTAAGGGAGCTGCAAGCCGAAGAAGACgagtga
- the LOC119582439 gene encoding zinc finger CCHC domain-containing protein 8 homolog isoform X14, with product MEGCDGNETSSSAEQKSESMARERTGSGEDCVEEVPAVDVESSDRNVPDRDHTVSSLSEIISLDSTADSSVIMLDNSSCADSSSMKTDVENKDSDVVASASSVITLDSTANSSVENVQLITQADSSSMETDVQDKNSDAVASASGVITLDSTANSSMEEVQFITQGSSGISESMQDTTSNSIITLDTTANSSVGDIQEITQDSSGLKEDMQNTSKDVSASSSSMFTLDSTVDSSVEEIQGITQVDSSSRKGDLQDTNNDSAVSPNGMFTIDPTADDIVEDIQEEEVNMPEGINLDIEGDEEECSVGPVSRLDIVPSYDASFTGILTDVEYNMETGKKINDALPKMCCFNCLGDHNVSDCPKPQDMQRIAANRKKHNVTRVPNVRYHEDGENKYGHFQPGKFSENLRYALGLRPNQLPIFIYRMRVLGYPPGWLRDAEVHQADMKLYDATGKSVSHPDLEDGETDPVLVKYKPEKLVSFPGFNDPMPHRTREEGHLYNCPPIQPYHQRPEFLKYMNMNRAQAYKKKKLKSSSLKGNNTNEADVAIAAEMEVDDSELNRSAHIEFNPPLPSEPLPPPPPDDLPEPPPPPPPEEKDMEEGEISEDSQASLGDLEEKRLKILRELEDAASQGAADEQKTKKEDRPTPAKDSSSKTDVRSEVAETSEESRTSNKMSSDPSESENSMSSDTLESASKKMKQYHRSHSKGFKLGAAIPDSCTPFKTLPNADSWKVDVSDHINFDNLPDALGTWEKMKGLMSTVRKRVRELQAEEDE from the exons ATGGAAGGCTGTGATGGGAACGAAACTTCCAGCTCTG CAGAACAAAAGAGTGAAAGTATGGCAAGAGAAAGAACTGGGAGTGGTGAGGACTGTGTTGAGGAAGTACCTGCCGTAGATG TAGAAAGCAGTGATAGAAATGTGCCAGATAGAGATCATACAGTATCATCCCTGTCAGAAATCATATCTCTGGACTCCACAGCAGACTCAAGTGTTATTATGCTAGATAATAGCAGCTGTG CAGATTCTTCAAGTATGAAAACTGATGTGGAGAACAAAGACAGTGATGTCGTTGCATCTGCAAGTAGCGTGATCACTCTTGACTCAACTGCTAATAGCAGTGTGGAAAATGTTCAGTTAATCACACAAG CAGATTCCTCAAGCATGGAAACTGATGTGCAGGACAAAAACAGTGATGCTGTTGCATCTGCGAGTGGTGTGATCACTCTTGACTCAACTGCTAATAGCAGTATGGAGGAGGTTCAGTTTATCACACAAG GTTCTTCTGGTATAAGTGAAAGCATGCAAGACACAACCTCAAATAGCATAATCACTCTTGACACAACTGCAAATAGTAGTGTGGGAGATATCCAAGAGATTACACAAG ATTCCTCTGGCTTGAAAGAGGACATGCAAAACACAAGCAAAGATGTTAGTGCATCCTCAAGTAGTATGTTTACACTTGACTCAACTGTTGATAGTAGTGTTGAGGAAATTCAAGGGATAACACAAG TAGATTCCTCAAGCAGAAAAGGGGACTTGCAGGACACAAATAATGATAGTGCTGTGTCACCAAATGGCATGTTTACTATTGACCCAACTGCTGATGACATTGTGGAAGATATCCAAGAGGAAG AGGTTAATATGCCAGAAGGTATAAATCTTGACATTGAGGGTGACGAAGAAGAGTGCTCAGTAGGACCTGTGTCCAGGCTAGATATTGTTCCTTCTTACGATGCT AGTTTTACTGGAATCCTCACGGATGTAGAATATAACATGGAAACTGGGAAGAAGATCAATGATGCTTTGCCTAAGATGTGCTGTTTCAATTGTCTGGGAGACCACAATGTCAGTGACTGCCCAAAGCCCCAAGATATGCAGAGGATCGCTGCTAACAGAAAGAAACACAATGTCACGAGAGTGCCAAATGT GAGGTATCATGAAGATGGGGAAAACAAATATGGGCACTTCCAGCCGGGAAAGTTCAGTGAAAACCTTAGGTATGCCTTGGGGCTGCGGCCAAACCAGCTACCCATTTTTATATACCGCATGCGGGTGCTTGGCTATCCCCCAGGCTGGCTGAGGGATGCTGAAGTCCATCAGGCAGACATGAAGTTATATGATGCCACAGGGAAGT CTGTATCACACCCAGACTTAGAAGATGGAGAGACAGACCCAGTTCTTGTGAAATACAAGCCAGAGAAACTAGTTAGCTTTCCAGGCTTTAATGATCCAATGCCTCACAGAACCAGAGAG GAGGGACACCTTTACAACTGCCCTCCCATTCAGCCTTATCACCAACGCCCAGAGTTTCTGAAGTACATGAACATGAATAGAGCTCAGGCTTACAAGAAGAAGAAACTAAAATCTAGCAGTTTAAAAGGCAATAATACAAATGAGGCTGATGTTGCAATTGCAGCAGAAATGGAAGTCGATG ACTCAGAGTTGAATAGATCTGCACACATAGAGTTCAACCCCCCACTTCCCAGTGAGCCTCTGCCACCACCACCTCCAGATGACCTTCccgaacctcctcctcctccccctccagaggaaaag GATATGGAAGAAGGTGAAATTAGTGAAGATTCACAAGCATCTTTGGGTGACCTGGAGGAGAAAAGACTCAAGATCCTTAGAGAACTTGAGGATGCTGCATCGCAAGGCGCAGCAGACGaacaaaaaacgaagaaggaggaCCGTCCCACACCAGCGAAAGACAGCAGCAGCAAAACGGATGTCAGGAGTGAAGTGGCTGAAACTTCTGAGGAAAGTAGGACGTCCAATAAGATGTCCAGCGACCCGAGCGAATCTGAGAATTCCATGAGCAGCGACACATTGGAGAGCGCCAGCAAGAAAATGAAACAGTATCACCGGTCGCATTCGAAGGGCTTTAAACTGGGTGCTGCCATTCCTGATTCTTGCACGCCCTTCAAAACTCTTCCAAATGCAGATTCATGGAAAGTCGACGTCAGTGATCACATAAACTTTGACAACTTGCCTGACGCTCTTGGAACTTGGGAGAAAATGAAGGGTCTCATGAGCACTGTCAGGAAAAGGGTAAGGGAGCTGCAAGCCGAAGAAGACgagtga